ctgaATGTTAAACGTCGagtcaacaaaaaccaacctcAAATTTGGAAAGAGCACCATGAAAAACCTCAGGAACCAAAATAGGATGACCTGGTCAGTCAAAGTCGAATAGGTCCAGTCAACGGGGTCTGAATACCGTTGATGCGGTGTTGCTGAAGTGGCATTGTTTATGTTGCTCTGCTTACGTGGTGCCGTCAAGCGCTGACGTGGCAGATGACGTGCCACAGCCATAGCAATTATGTGGAGGCACATATCTGATGAAGGGTAGACAGTTGATGCAAGCGTGTGCAATGCGTGGATCGCATGATCTGATGAACTCAAGACAGGTGGTCCTCCAAGTCGTGAGAAATTGGTTGTGGCCGTGACTTGGCCGCCGGGACACGAGTGAGGACGGGACGAAAGCGGCGGTGGATGACGTGAAGTGCAAAATAGGGGGGAGCGACATGAGACCGGGGCGGTGGAGTGTGGACACTAGACGGAGGTCGTGGGGTTCGAACTTGGTGAGAAACTTCACACTTCTGAAATAACAGGCACGACTCTCGTTTTGTGTGAGTGATTTGTTTGCACCCAATTATTACAAGCGATGAGTTTGCACGCTGCTAAATAGCTAAAGTATTGGCTCTAATACTCTGTCGGTAAAACCATTTTTCCCAATGGTAAAGCTGTTAGTAAATGAGCCAATAATGCATTTCAGCATTTAACTTAGTACTTCCTCTAGCGTTTAAGGCTGTGTTACATCTGCAAGACAGGTTTTGGACGGCACCTCTTTAACACAATCAAAAGCAGAATAGGAATATAGGCATGATAACATCAATAATAAGCAGGAGCAAAATGAGAGTGTTAGGATTCGAACCACTAACCTATATTCTGATATAATGTTAGACAAATCATATTTCCCAATAATGATATGTGGCTTAATAGTTAGAAAGCTTTGAATAGCTCGGGCTGTGTTGTCTAGTTGCGACATATTTTGTCTAAGAAAACTTCTTGACTGGTAGCATAAAAATAGGGCTACGATGACGGGCTTACCAATCTCGAGCCTTTAGAACACAGGTGGTGTGGAGAAACTGACTCAAGATCGGGACCACACACGTGTGCTTGTTTATTCTCACTCGCAATTAGGGGCTGCAATTAGAAAAGGCattcaaaattaacaaaatgaaattgtaCCTCGTACGATTAAATTGTGTTGCCAAATTTGACGTCCTttgttaaagaccaagacttctTCACTCCTTACTTTTTCAATCTCAATCTATTAAAGCATTAGCAAAATGTTTATCTACTCGTAGTTTAGCCTATgcatcttgagagagagagagagagagagagagagagagaaccacaCATCACGTAATCATTTCTCTATTTTGTGTtccctcttttttccttcaacATCTTTGACTTTTCAAGACACGGAGagtcgatcgagagagagattCTCGAGAAAGAGAGCTTACTTACCTGCATCATTGTACTGTCCGCTTGCTTGCCTGGGTCACATACCTCAGTATCAGTCCTCGTCCTCCatgaccctctctctctctctctctctctctcaaacataACAGATCCTTGTTATAAAAGACCGATGTTTCTTTGAACCGGTGGATCAACATCTTCACCATCGAGTGATGATATTGCCGGTTATCGGTAAGTAAAAGACAGTCATTTCATCTCTGCTTGACGTTCATCTCATCTCTGCTTCAGTGAACTTTGAGCTACATATAGTTTGTTTTGGCTTTGGAAGTCCAAGTTTTTTGGGTACAGTAGACTTGTGTTCTGCAGATGACTTCAAAAGctgtaaagaaaaaaaggaaaacataaacAACTGAAGGTAGAAAGAATGCCAGAatttacaccaaaaaaaaaaaaaaaaaaagaagaagaagaaagaattcaagaatttcttttgttctcaaaTGTATGAGCTGAAGAAACCATGCAAGTAACTTGTAAGGCGGTGAATTTTCGAAAGCAGCAAGGAAAGATCAAATTGTCTCACCGATGTTCATAGGGTTACTTAAGATTTTAGTGCGCAACCTTTGATTAGGTCATACAGTGAAATATGTCTCTATAGCTTAACATCGTTGATCATTTTTGCGAGTTGCGTATTCACTAATTTGATATTCACATCATTCTCCTTTTATGAGCAATGTactttcatcattcttttgcTGATAGAAGCGTTGCATCTCAGCTGCTCTGAGTAGCGGCATTGTCGTGAAGAGGATGCAGGTGATGCCGGTCTTCTCTTCGCGTTTCAAAGAGCTGTGGGAAGAGTGGGAGCTCCGTGGTGTCGTGCTCCTCAGCCTCACCCTCCAAATTCTGCTCATTTGTATGGGCAATCGCCGCAAATACTTCCACTCCGCCTTGCTCAGGGCGTTTGTTTGGCTGGCCTACCTAATGGCTGATTCAGTTGCGATCTATGCGCTTGGCATAATCACAAACAAGCTCACAAAGTTAAACAGCCCAAGTGTGGATGCGGAGACCCAGCTGAACGCATTCTGGGCGCCATTCCTCTTGTTACACTTAGGAGGCCCCGACACGATAACAGCATATGCCCTGGAAGACAATGAGCTCTGGTTGAGGCACTTGTTGGCACTAGTCACCCAAGCAGGAGTGACATTTTATATCTTCCTGATGGCGTGGTCCGGCCCGAATATATCCATCCTCGCCGTCATTATGATTCTTGCCGGGCTCATCAAGTATGGCGAAAGGGTTTATGTGCTCTGGGCCGCCAGCAGTGAGCAGTTCAGGGACTCCATCCCCGACCCACCtcctaaattttccaagatATTGGAGCAACATAAGTTGATGGAGGCCGAGGGCTATGATGTCATACCGCACGTGGTGATCGAGGTCCGTGACGAGACTGTGGAAAACACTGTGGATGGTGCCGATCTTTCGTCTCCGGAGAAAAACCTCAATCTGGAGCAACGTTATAAGCGTAAGCAAGGAGAATTGCTTGCGGCCAGAGGCTTGCTCAAAATATTCCAACGCCTTTTTGCAGATCTCCTGCTGAGTTCCGAGGATCGTGACACAAGTAGGTCGGTGCTCAAAGGATAAGGAATTTCCTCGCGGTCTTCAAGATCATCGAGATTGAATTGGGAATCATGTACGATTTGCTCTACACAAAGGCCAAAGCAATCCATACTGGCTGGGGCTTGGCTCGGCGCATAACTGGATTGGTTTCAATCTGCATCGTATTGGTACTCTTCATCCTGATCGAGGATCATAATTACTCAGTGGCTGATCTTTGTTTGACCTTTGTACTGCTAGCGGTGGCCATATTCCTGGAGATTTATgctttggtttttcttcttttctctgacAAGACGGCTTGTTGGTTgattaaggaaaagaaatttgcaGTCTTGGATTTCATCAATTGGTTGCAACCGCTGACTAAACGGCACCGATGGTCGGATCACATGGCTCAATACAGCCTATTGAGCTTTGCAATTAAAGAGAAGCACCTCCCTTGCCATCAGATCCTCGAATTTCTGCACATTGATGAGGAGGTCGAGAAACTCCTCTATAAGCATCACAAGAAAGTGACCGAAGAGATAAAAAATCTTATAGTGTCACATGTCACACAAATGCAATCCCGCCAGCCCACCCCAGGAAGCCAGGtgctcaaaaaattaaatatggagAGTTTGAAATGGAGCATCGAGTTGGAGTTCGACCAATGCATCCTCATTTGGCATATTGCAACCGAAATGTGTTGCCACCCAAATGACCGAGACAGTTTGAAAAACTCTGGCATCGAATCAAGATCCAATATCAGTAAGTGCTTGTCCCGATACATGTTCTATATCTTTGTCATGTACCCTGTGATGCTGCCAACCGTGATCGGACGCATCAAGTTTCAAGAAACCTATGTTGAGGCGATGAAATTCTTCAGCGACCGCAAGCCCATAGCACACGAGGATACAGACCACAAAGCAACTCGTTCCAACAATGAAGGATTCTGTGCGAGTACTTGGCGACATATCAAGGAGGGGATGAAGTGC
This region of Eucalyptus grandis isolate ANBG69807.140 chromosome 8, ASM1654582v1, whole genome shotgun sequence genomic DNA includes:
- the LOC120287124 gene encoding uncharacterized protein LOC120287124 translates to MYDLLYTKAKAIHTGWGLARRITGLVSICIVLVLFILIEDHNYSVADLCLTFVLLAVAIFLEIYALVFLLFSDKTACWLIKEKKFAVLDFINWLQPLTKRHRWSDHMAQYSLLSFAIKEKHLPCHQILEFLHIDEEVEKLLYKHHKKVTEEIKNLIVSHVTQMQSRQPTPGSQVLKKLNMESLKWSIELEFDQCILIWHIATEMCCHPNDRDSLKNSGIESRSNISKCLSRYMFYIFVMYPVMLPTVIGRIKFQETYVEAMKFFSDRKPIAHEDTDHKATRSNNEGFCASTWRHIKEGMKCKFNLTTASNELRNQVKTELNLTVSKGDRSKYVLFHGCRLASELDAIESREKKWEIIRDVWVEMLCYTASICKGSYHAQQLRRGGELLTHVWLTMAHFGLTDHFQIPLTPAIAELIIQ